The nucleotide sequence GTTTGTGCGGCAGCTGCTGCGCGAAATCACCGACTCACTGGAGCTGCCCGACGGCTTCGAGGTGGAGCTACCCTTCTACCTGCCCACGCTGGTCACGAACCGGGTGCAGCTGCAGCAGGTGTTCACCAACCTGATCAGCAACGCCGTGAAGTACCACCCGCACCCCGAAACCGGCGTCGTACGCATCGGCTGCACCGAAGACAAGAGCTTCTTCACCTTCTCGGTAGCCGACAACGGCCCCGGCATTGCCTCCGAATACCACGAGCGGATTTTCGTCATTTTCCAGACCCTGACCGAGCGCGACACCTTGGAAAGCACGGGCGTAGGCCTGGCCATCGTCAGGAAAATAGTGGAGCGGCAGGGCGGCACCATCCGCATCGAGTCGGCCGAGGGCGAGGGTGCCACGTTCTATTTCACCTGGCCACGCCAGCCGCCCGCCAGCCGGCCCGGGCTCGGCAGTTCAGCCCCCAAACCCCTGATTACCGTATAGCCCCTGGCCGTATGGCTTTTGTTTTACGTTTTCCGCCCCTACCAACCAACACCCGCTATGCCTAGTATCCTTCTAGTCGAAGACGACCAAATGGACATCATGAATGTGCAGCGTGAGCTCCGGAAGAATAACATTACCGTTCCGCTACACATTGCCCGCAACGGCCGCGAAGCCCTGAACATGCTGCGCGGCGAAGCCGACCAGACCAAGATTGAGCATCCCAGCGTGGTAATGCTCGACATCAACATGCCCCGCATGAACGGCTTGGAGCTGCTGGAGCAGCTGCGCTCCGACCCGGAGTTCGTTAACCTGAACGTGTTCATCACCACCACCTCCGACCTGGAGTCGGAGCGACTGAAGGCCCAGAACCTGGCCGTCAGCGGCTACATCATCAAGCCCCTGAGCTTCGACAGCTTCGGCGAAGGCGGCACGACCGTCGACGGCTTCAGCCTGTTTCTGGATCTGCTGAAGATGAAAGAGTAGTGAGGTGATGGAGGAATGAGGAGATGGAGTGAAGAAGTAAGAACGTCAT is from Hymenobacter yonginensis and encodes:
- a CDS encoding response regulator, yielding MPSILLVEDDQMDIMNVQRELRKNNITVPLHIARNGREALNMLRGEADQTKIEHPSVVMLDINMPRMNGLELLEQLRSDPEFVNLNVFITTTSDLESERLKAQNLAVSGYIIKPLSFDSFGEGGTTVDGFSLFLDLLKMKE